The DNA window AAGATGAGTCCCTGAAGAATGCTGAACATCATCTGGCTCGTACCGAAGAATTTTTTATTGGTTTTTCTGGGAGGCCGGTGCATGATTTCTTTTTCTTCTGCCTCGGATTCGAATGCTATGGAACAAACCGGATCAATGATCAATTCCATAAATACGATATGCAGGGGCATCAAAATGGTAGGAATGGAAGATATGAATGCAGGGATCAGGCTTAACCCTATAATGGGGATGTGAATGGCAATGATGTAAGACATAGCTTTTTGTAAATTATCAAATATCCTTCTGCCGGAACGTATCGCCGCAACAATCGAGGCAAAGTTGTCATCCAATAAAACCAGAGAAGAGGCTTCCCTTGCTACGTCTGTGCCTTTCCCACCCATGGCGATACCTATATTGGCAGCTTTCAAGGCAGGGGCATCATTCACGCCGTCTCCTGTCATTGCAACAATCTCATGGTTTTGCTGAAGTGCTTTTACAATGCGCAATTTTTGTTCCGGGATCACCCTGGCAAAAATGTTGACTTCTTCAATTTTTTCTTTAAGCTTTTCGTCATTCATTTGACCAAGTTCTTCTCCGGTCATTATTTTACCATCCTTGTGTAAACCGATTTGTTTACCAATACTTTTTGCAGTAACCGGATAATCACCGGTGATCATTATGACCTTGACACCAGCTGCGTAGCTTTCTTGTATTGCCTGACGAACTTCCGGTCTCACAGGATCTTCCAATCCAAGGAATCCAAGAAAATGAAAATGAAATCCCATCTGAGTTTCCGGAAGATCCGGGGAAGCATTTTTAAGGTGTGCTATTGCAAGTACCCGATATCCTTGTGCTGCAAGTTGGTGTAAAGCATTTAAATGTTTTGTTTTATCCTGAGCAGAAATTTTGCATAAGTCGAGGACTGTTTCCGGTGCTCCTTTTACAGAAATGCTGACATGACCTGATTCATCTTTCATCACTCTGGTGGTTGCCATCAAGTTTCTGCTAAACGGATATTCTTTAATCAAGGTAAGTTCTTGTGGTGGTTCCTTATTTATTTCCTTAAAAACATTGATGATGGCAAATTCGGTAGGGTCAATAGAATCAGGAATGGATGCTTTGAAGCCTGAGTAAAGTAATTCTCTTAGTTGTAAATGGTTGTCGTGAAAAATATTTTTATGCATGATCCTGTTACCGTCATAAATAGCGGTGACTTCCATTTTATTCTGGGTGATGGTCCCGGTCTTATCGCTGCACAGGACGGTTGCAGATCCCAGAGATTCGATGGCAGAAGGATTTCGGGTTAAGACTTTTTTTTGGGAAAGTCTCCAGGCGCCCAAGGCTAAAAAAATGGTCATAACGACCGGAAATTCTTCGGGCAGAATGGCCATTGCAGAAGCAAGACCTGTAAGCAACGCGTAAATCAAATCTCCCTTCGTGAAATAATAAGCAATGATCACAGCCAGACTAATAATTCCTCCTACGAAAAAGAGAGTGCGAATCAGAGCTTTCATTTCTTTCTGAAGCCTGGTTTGTTCTTGCACAATTCCTGTTAGGGCAGATCCAATTTTACCAAACGAAGTGTTTGGCCCGGTTGCAAACACTTCCACAATCGCAGTCCCCCTTACGACCAGGCTTCCACTGAATACAACCCCCTCATGGTTATTTTTTTCGGATTGTATCGTTTTGCGGACAGGTATAGACTCTCCTGTAAGAAGTGATTCATCGGCATGCAGATTGTTTTCTTCTATTAGGTTTGCATCAGCTGCGATCCTGTCTCCCTCGTTGAGGACTAATAAGTCGCCGGGAACCACTTCTCTCCCCGGAATTCTGATTCTTTGTCCGTCACGGATGACCAGGGCTCTCGGAGAAGCCAGACTTTTCAAGGCTTCCAATGCTTTCTCAGTCTTCTGATATTGGTAGAAAGTGATGAAAATGATAATTAAGATGGACGATAACAAGATAATTCCTTCCCGGTAATCACCCAAAATCATATACAAGATCCCGCACCCAATTAAAAGAGCAAACATAGGCTCCTTCATAACTTCAAGTGCAATAAGCCATAAGCTCTTAGGCTTTGCGGAGGGCAACTCATTATATCCATGCCGAATTAGATTTTCTCTGGCGGCAGAAGTGTTTAAACCGTTATGATCCATACTTATCTCAATCCCCGAAGTTAAAGCTTTTATTGATAAAATACGGGATCATTATCAAACACGACATTGATTCAGATTGGGGCTTTTTTTTAAATTTACTGAATCGCCATTATATGACATCGTTTTACACATGTGATAAATGCTTCCGCTCAAAACCTGTTCTAATTTATTGAGATATTAATCTTACACAGAAAAATGCAGGAAAATAAATGTATGTTATAATTATTTACCAACGAACGCTCATTTTATGATTGCGCTACTTTTGTAAAATGAATTATAATAATCCCCTGAGAGCGCTTATAAATTATTAATTTGTGCCTGATAAGAGGATTCATCATGATGGAGAATTAAAATAAATGTTGATTAAAAAAATTCAATGCTTTTTTAATCCGGAGCGTTTTCAGGGTTGGGGAAAAGATAAAAAGTATTTTGAAGGCTGGTACTTTAAAGTGGTCGATGCTACTGAACGATTTGCTTTTGCGATCATTCCGGGAATTGCCATGGATGAAGAGGGCAATGGTCATGCCTTTATACAAGTGCTGGATGGAAAAAATCACAGTTCCACTTATCACCGTTTTGCCATTGAAGAATTTATACCTTCTTCAAAAGAATTTAAAATTGCGATTGGAGAAAATATATTTTCCGATCAAAGGATTATTTTAAAATTACCAGGTATAAACGGAGAATTGCGATTTGAAAACAGGGTAGCCTGGCCAAAACCAATTTATTCTCCAGGAATTATGGGGCCTTATGCTTTTGTTCCATTTATGGAATGTTATCATGGAATAGTGAGCATGGATCATTCGATAGAGGGGGTCTTGCACGTAGGGGATAAAATAATTGATTTTAATGGAGGCAGGGGATACATTGAAAAAGATTGGGGAAGGTCTTTTCCGAGTGCTTATGTGTGGATGCAATCCAATCACTTTTCCACTCCGGGAATATCGGTAAAAGCTTCGGTGGCAAATATTCCATGGATTCGCAATTCTTTTGTCGGATTTATTGCAGGTGTATGGCTTGGTGACAGACTGATCAGATTTACAACTTATAATGGATCTGCGTTGGTTAAGTTGGCTATATCAGAAAAAAAATTGGAGATGGTGCTACACAGTCGGAAGTACATTTTTGAACTCTTGGCGACTCGTGGTGAAGCAACTATACTTGCGTCTCCCATCCAAGGTATGATGGATGGTAGAATTGAAGAAAGCATGACGTCAATACTTGAAGTGAAGATTACTGAAAAGAAAAGTAAATTGGTAATACTGCATGACAACGGAAGAAATGCAGGACTTGAAGTGGCAGGCGAAATCAATCAGATCATCTGTTGATAAATTAAAATCTGTGATCAACTGGATCGCTAAGGAAAGATTTAATTTAAAAGAGATTAATTAGATAGGGCCAGCATCCCTAAAATCTACATGAGAACTTACCAGCTCAGATCGTCCTCTTTTTTTTCTGTAAAACCTTCACCGTTTTCTTCCTCTCTCTTTGCAAAAGAATCGTAATCAAAATCCGGAAGGTATTTGGTTTTTATTTCATTTACAGTGTCTTGCAGGGATTGCACAAATCTGTTAAAGTCTTCCTTGTAAATAAAAATCTTGTGACGCTCAAAGCCGTCTCCATTGAACTTCTTGGTACTTTCTGTGATGGACACATAAAAGTCTTCCCCTTTAGTTTTGCGGATGTCAAAAAAATAAGTCCTCCTCTTACCTGCTCGCATTTTGTTTGAGTAGACAATGTCCTGTTGTCGATCTTTTTCCACGGCTCTTTATTTATTTGGTCATAAATTTAAACACAAAATCCTAAAATCCTAATCTGTTTTTTATCTGAACAGGAATTGTGCGGAATTAATTGGAATAATCTGCTTTCAATAATTCATTATATATAACATTAATTTAATGTATATGTGTCTTTAAATTAATTATTTAACTTTTTAATAGCGATTATCGTACGGACAGCAAATAGTCTTCATTTCTTCCGGCAATTTCTGTCTGATACATTTTCCAGAACAGCCCTTTCGACTCAATTAGCTGATCAAAACTTCCCCTTTCCACAATTCTATGGTGATCCATTACCAGGATTTCATCCATTTCTTTGGTTTGACTTAAGCGATGGGTAATGAGGAGAAGACTTTTGTTTTGAAGTTCTTGATGCAGTTCTTTAAGAATGTGTTCCTCTGTATGCGCATCAACTGCTGACAAACAATCATCCAGAATGAAGATAGACGCAGGTTTCATCAAAGCTCTGGCAAGACTTATTCTTTGTTTCTGACCTCCTGAAAGAGTGACGCCTCTTTCCCCCATGATGGTCTGGTATTGCTCGGGGAAGCTCTCGATTTCATTTTTGATGGCAGCTGCTTCACTGACTCTTTGCACTCTACCCGATCTGGTATCAGGTTCTCCTTCTTCGCCAAAAAGAATATTTGCAGCAATGGTATCAGAAAAAAGAAAAACATCTTGTGGGACGTAAGCAATGGATTTTCTTAATTGGTACAAGTCCAGGTTTTTGATATCTATTCCACCAATGCTGATGGAACCGGAGTTTGGATCATACATCCTGAGCAATAATTCTGCAATCGTCGATTTTCCTGAGGCAGTTTTGCCGATAATGGCCACATGTTTTCCTTGTGGAAGCTTAAAATTAATTTCTTTGAGCGCATCCACTTCATTCTCCGGATAATGAAATGAAACATGGTCAAAACTGATATCAAATTTATCCGGAAATTCATCCGGTTCTGAATTGGAATGTATTTCCGGTGCAACATTTAAAAATTCATTTATTCTTTTTTGGGAGGCTTCTGCTTGCTGGATGATGGAAGCGCACCAACCGATTGCGGAAACCGGCCAGGTGAGCATGTTGATGTAAATGACGAATTCTGCAATGTTGCCGGGGGTTACGGTTCCCTTAAATACATCGAGTCCTCCCACGTAAATGGTGATTAAAGTACTGAGCCCAATCAACAGGAACATGGAGGGAAAGAACAAGGACTCCACCCGGTTTAATTCTAAAGACAAATCTTTATAACGATTGCTTTCACGTTCAAATTTTTGTGTCCAGTTTTCTTCCCGGTGAAATGATTTTATTATTCTGATACCGCTGAATGCTTCCTGAGCCATACTGGTCAATCGGGCCAATTGTTTCTGGATTTTTTCCGATCTTTTATTGATCAAATTGCTGACTTTGTAAATGATGAAACTGAGCAATGGTAAAGGCAATAAGGTGTAAACAGAAAGCCAGAAGTTGACTTTGAACATCGTAAAAATTACAATGATGAAAAGGGTAATCAGATTGAATCCATACAAGAAAGCAGGCCCCAGATACATCCTTACTTTGTTCACGTCCTCACTGATTCTGGACATCACGTCTCCGATTTTGAATTGCTTGTAAAAACCCGCATCTAAAGATAGATAGTGTTCAAAAATCTCTTTGCGCTGATCGTATTCTATCAGGCGGGACATCACAATGATGGTCTGCCGCATGAAATACATAAAAATGCCCATCATGAGTGCACAGCCAAGAACTATCAGGCCAAAAAACATGAGGTTGTTGACCAATTCTTCACCATTTCGTTGGTCAGGATTGAGTTTGACAAAAGTAACAATTTCATCCAGCGCCTCCCGTATGGCTTGGGGTTGAAAAATTCTAAAAATATTGGAAAGTGAAATAAACAGAATGCCTGATAGGAGCTTGCTTTTATATTTTAGTATCAGCTTATTGAGTGTAAAAAGATGTTTCAATATGGAAGCAATTAGGAGGTAAAGGTAAGCAACTCCTCTATGTAAGTCGTGAAAATAAGGAAGGATCTAACTTCCTGATAATGAGTGATACTTTGTTAATCCGGTTACCCTTCAATTTAACATCCGGTTGGAACTTAAGGTTATGAGTTCCTATAAAATTGGGCTGCAAGACTTGGCTGCTTCTGCTATCTTTGCATCAAAATTGCGATCAAAGTGAATAACATCAGTATGTTTAGGCGAAATACCCTGGATGAATTTATCGTTCAGAGTCAACAAAATTTTTCTGATTCGAGTGGAGAGTTTTCAGGATTGCTGCGTCATCTTGGGATTGCTGCAAAGATTGTCAACAGGGTTGTCAATAAA is part of the Candidatus Vicinibacter affinis genome and encodes:
- a CDS encoding ABC transporter ATP-binding protein; the protein is MKHLFTLNKLILKYKSKLLSGILFISLSNIFRIFQPQAIREALDEIVTFVKLNPDQRNGEELVNNLMFFGLIVLGCALMMGIFMYFMRQTIIVMSRLIEYDQRKEIFEHYLSLDAGFYKQFKIGDVMSRISEDVNKVRMYLGPAFLYGFNLITLFIIVIFTMFKVNFWLSVYTLLPLPLLSFIIYKVSNLINKRSEKIQKQLARLTSMAQEAFSGIRIIKSFHREENWTQKFERESNRYKDLSLELNRVESLFFPSMFLLIGLSTLITIYVGGLDVFKGTVTPGNIAEFVIYINMLTWPVSAIGWCASIIQQAEASQKRINEFLNVAPEIHSNSEPDEFPDKFDISFDHVSFHYPENEVDALKEINFKLPQGKHVAIIGKTASGKSTIAELLLRMYDPNSGSISIGGIDIKNLDLYQLRKSIAYVPQDVFLFSDTIAANILFGEEGEPDTRSGRVQRVSEAAAIKNEIESFPEQYQTIMGERGVTLSGGQKQRISLARALMKPASIFILDDCLSAVDAHTEEHILKELHQELQNKSLLLITHRLSQTKEMDEILVMDHHRIVERGSFDQLIESKGLFWKMYQTEIAGRNEDYLLSVR
- a CDS encoding cation-translocating P-type ATPase, translating into MDHNGLNTSAARENLIRHGYNELPSAKPKSLWLIALEVMKEPMFALLIGCGILYMILGDYREGIILLSSILIIIFITFYQYQKTEKALEALKSLASPRALVIRDGQRIRIPGREVVPGDLLVLNEGDRIAADANLIEENNLHADESLLTGESIPVRKTIQSEKNNHEGVVFSGSLVVRGTAIVEVFATGPNTSFGKIGSALTGIVQEQTRLQKEMKALIRTLFFVGGIISLAVIIAYYFTKGDLIYALLTGLASAMAILPEEFPVVMTIFLALGAWRLSQKKVLTRNPSAIESLGSATVLCSDKTGTITQNKMEVTAIYDGNRIMHKNIFHDNHLQLRELLYSGFKASIPDSIDPTEFAIINVFKEINKEPPQELTLIKEYPFSRNLMATTRVMKDESGHVSISVKGAPETVLDLCKISAQDKTKHLNALHQLAAQGYRVLAIAHLKNASPDLPETQMGFHFHFLGFLGLEDPVRPEVRQAIQESYAAGVKVIMITGDYPVTAKSIGKQIGLHKDGKIMTGEELGQMNDEKLKEKIEEVNIFARVIPEQKLRIVKALQQNHEIVAMTGDGVNDAPALKAANIGIAMGGKGTDVAREASSLVLLDDNFASIVAAIRSGRRIFDNLQKAMSYIIAIHIPIIGLSLIPAFISSIPTILMPLHIVFMELIIDPVCSIAFESEAEEKEIMHRPPRKTNKKFFGTSQMMFSILQGLILLAMVLVIYFMSVEEGHSQGEVRAITFSALIVGNIFLILNNLSKTRSFLSVFINQNKAAIFILLAAVSLLMLTITVPYLQTLFGFEFPGYAHFKTSIIASLIMLAILEAIKFIRIWTRSVSELPFQNKTI
- a CDS encoding DUF3276 family protein, which gives rise to MEKDRQQDIVYSNKMRAGKRRTYFFDIRKTKGEDFYVSITESTKKFNGDGFERHKIFIYKEDFNRFVQSLQDTVNEIKTKYLPDFDYDSFAKREEENGEGFTEKKEDDLSW